The following nucleotide sequence is from Triticum dicoccoides isolate Atlit2015 ecotype Zavitan chromosome 7B, WEW_v2.0, whole genome shotgun sequence.
CCAATTCAACGCCATTTTTAGCATTTGTTTCTTTATTTTAGATGTACACGAGCAATGATTCATGTGACAAGTGGAAATATTTTTACAGTCAAGGAAAAGAGAGAGGCGATGAAAGATTTGGCCTCAGCTTTGCGAAAGGTTTCGTTTGGTAAGAACAGCTGCACAGTGTACTGTGTCTGTGTGCCGCTCCCGCCCAACCCAACCGATGCAACCCAAAAATGCTTGCATTATTTATGCGGCTCCTCGTAGGGGCATGGCGAGCAGGACAAAAGGCAGGACCGCTAGATAGATGCGGCCAAGGTGAACCTTAGCGGCGAAGGCTTCCCAATGAAAAAGCTTCCCTGATTAGGAGCTGGATTAATTATCGAGATTCCCTTGATTAAGCCGAGAGTGGCAATGATCGATGCCGGATTAGCCGCCTCAATCCCTATATTTGATCATTTCAAGAGAGGGTGTCAGAGGGTGTTTTTTGAGTAAGAAAAACAGAGGATCCTGGCAGATCCAAAGGGATGGAATGGACTACTTTATATGAAGAGCGAAATTGTAAGAACGTCTTGCTAAATTGCACATTTCCATGGCCGCAAATTTTAGCTCAGTGATAAGATACACTTTCGGTTCACACAGATTTATGGAATCTTCAAGCAGGTACTCTGCATGTTACAAGTTTAGGGTGATAACAACGACGCCAAAGATGGTCATGCACTGGAACCATGTGCATGATCCCTGCTGCCCAATATAAGCTCATGAAGCCCAAGATCGCTTCACTTAGGGCGCCACAAACGCTAAGAATTAATTTCTGTATGTATATTCAGTCTTTGGATAGCAGAAAGGTATTGGACGATGTACAGTGACAATCAAAGGGAAGTGGGGCGATCTCAAATCTGGCACACAGTAGGCAAGTtgcaaatccagaagcaaataaTTGTCTTAGCATAACCTCAAAAGAAGCAAACCCAACTCTCTCATGGACTACAACTGTGGCGCATGAGCAAGATGTATGTAGCTTGGAGACACAAGACATCCATTGGTGTTTCTGTTGCTTTTCTATACCTGTGCATGATGCGCATCATCTTTCTTGCTTCTACTTTGGCTTTAATCACCAGCCTTTGTTGTTACTGGTTACCTTTCCGCTGCCTGCCCAGCCCCACTCATTTCCTTATGTTTCTTCAGTGCTCGTGATAATTCCTAGGCCTAGCTAACGCTCATGCCGTGCATGTGATGCTGAAGCTTCCTGGAAGCAGCCttgaagatagataatataaccacCTTAGTTATATCTCATTAGCAGCTGAGATCACcacccctatatatacccatggagCCCTAGGAACCAAACTCCATGCCAAAACACACAGCTCACACACATAGCTGCCATTAGCAACAACCGCAAGCAACTCCATTAACTAGATTCATCTCCCACTCAGCTCACCGAGTTGTGCTTATCGCCGTCCATTTGGGAATCGTTCAAGATGAAGAAGGCGTCCAGGTTCCTGAAGCAGCTGTTCTCGGCCATCGTGGCGGCGGTGAGGGAGAGGTCCGCGGCGACGCGCGCCAGGACGAGCGCCGCGCGGACGCGGTTCGTCTTCTTCGGCATCCTCCGCAATAAGCAGCTCCTGAGGAACGCCATCAACAGCAAGATCCACGCGATCGTGGGAGGCGGCAGCGGCAATGGCCAGCACCTTgttgcggccggcggcggcggtagGACGGTCGCCGTGCTGGAGAAGCTGCCGAGCTTCGTCGCGGATCAGGGGAGGAGGGCCGCCGTGCTGCTCAACAGCCTGCCGAGCTTCTTCATGGGTAGAGACGGCGGCAGCGACTCGCCGCTGGTTGGCGGCGGTGGCGAGGAGGGGAAAGAGGAGGGCGACGAGGGCGTGACGAAGCAGCTGCAGCTGGCGAACGTGCCGCCGGGGTCGGTGATCGAGCAGGCCCGTGGCGCGGTGGAGCGAGGTGGCGCGGAGTTCAAGCTGGAGGACGAGATAGACCACGTCGCCGACGTGTTCATCCGGAGGTTCCACGACCAGATGAAGCTGCAGAAGCTTGAGTCCTTCAAGAGGTTCTGCGAGATGCTCGAGAGAAACTAATTAACGCAAACAGCGGGCGGAATAATCGCCGCGACATTGATCGGTGCGGTGCATTGCATGGTTGTGGTTGATCTAATTAATCCCTATGATTAAGGCTGAGGTTTATCAATCAAGTAACCTCCGAAGCACTTGAAAAATAACTGTCGCATACTGTCGCTTCCAAATTCGAACCTTTGATTTGCAATCTGACGTACCCAAGCCGGCCCTGACCAGCAGCTATAAACtttatataatttatttaaaacgTACTGTAAATTCTACTCCTACTCTTTTTTCTCATATTAATTGAAGAGTAAAAAGCAGTGGACGTCGCTTCCAAATTTGAACCCTTATTTGCAATCTGACTTACCCAAACCGGCCGTGAGCAGCAATCATATCATAATAGTAGCAAGAAAAGATGACACTAATTACAGCTAGTATACAATTGTCTCTGGAGCAATTTTAACATGGTACCTATTACGTACCCCCTCTTTTCACatgaaaggtaaaaagaaaagagttAATCAGACCCACTACTTAAAGAAATCAATGGCTCAGATCTACTCTCCAtccaaaaattcttgtcttaaatttatctagatacggatgtatctaacactaaaattatTTAACATTTTTAagttttagatacatccgtatctagataaatatAAGACGGGAATTTTAGTATGGATGTAATATTATATACTCTTACCTTTTTTTTGAGTTAACCACATATAAGACAATATTTAGGATGGATGTAATATTATATACTCTCACCTTTTTTCTGTCATTCGGGCCAATGAGGCGGCTCAGGCTGCCATTGCTAAGGCCATGGAGGCCGCGAAGTGCGCTGGTCCTGCGGGGGTTCAGGGCCAGCCCGGGGCGGCAGAGGCGATTACTGGTTGTGGCCAGGTGTCTGCNNNNNNNNNNNNNNNNNNNNNNNNNNNNNNNNNNNNNNNNNNNNNNNNNNNNNNNNNNNNNNNNNNNNNNNNNNNNNNNNNNNNNNNNNNNNNNNNNNNNNNNNNNNNNNNNNNNNNNNNNNNNNNNNNNNNNNNNNNNNNNNNNNNNNNNNNNNNNNNNNNNNNNNNNNNNNNNNNNNNNNNNNNNNNNNNNNNNNNNNNNNNNNNNNNNNCACTCTAAGCCTTGTGTGGCCCCGTGCAGATCGAGTCTCCGTATCAAAAACCTTTCTTTTAGATGAGAGCACTTTTTTGGAATGTTCATGGTTTCGGTGGTAGGGGGCGTCGGGACCAGATTCATGATTTGGTGTGTGGTGAGCATATTGATATTTTAGGTCTGGTCGAAACTTTTAGGGAATCCTTTTCCCCTTCTGAATTATCTGCGCTGGCCGGGATGGGTAGATTTGACTGGCACTTTCCCCTGCTTCGGGTCACTCTGGAGGTATCTTGATTGGCTCCAAGCGGGACATTTTTGATTTCATAGCTTTTGACCATGGTATCTTTTGGGCTAGTTGCGTTGTTCTTCATCGCCAACTGAATatgttgtgggaattcatggtggtCTACGGGCCCGCGGATCATTCGCTTACCCACCTTTTTTTGAACAATCTGTCGAACAAGATTGAGACTTGCAATATCCCTCTTCTTATTGGGGGAGACTATAATATGTTACGCTCTCCGGCTGACAAGAACAATGCTAATTTCTCGTGGCCTCTCGCCAATGCTTTTAATGATTTCATTAGCAACAGCGCTCTTCGGGAGCTTCTTAGGGTGGGGGCGCGGTTCACGTGGTCTAATCATCAAGCTTCCCATGTTCGGTCGGTGTTGGACAGGGTCTTTGTGTCTGTTCGATGGGATTTTTTTACCGCGCTCTGCTTAAGGCCAGGCCCGCGGTTGGGTCGGACCATGTTCCCCTAGTCCTTTACGCGGGTATCCTTGCTCTCGCCTCGTCTTCTTGTTTCCAGTTTGATGCATCTTGGCTGGTGGTAGAGGGCTTTTGTGATTTGTTGGGCTCTAAGATTTCTAGCTTTCTCTCTTCTCCTCATCGCTCCTTTGGGCCCCTAGATGATTGGCATTAGCTATCCTATGAGCTTCGTAAATTCTTAAGAGGATGGTCTAGAAATAGGGCAGCTGAGATTCGTAAAGACAAAGATTCCCTTGAATCTCAAATCCGGATCCTTGATCTTTCTGCTGATTCATCTGGTCTTTTCGCCTCTCAATGGGCTACTCGTTATGCCCTGGAAGATGACTTGCTGGCGCTGCACCACCAGTCGGAGATTTATTGGCGCCAACATGGGGCCCTTAACTGGACCGTGAAAGGGGATGCGATGACGGCCTATTTCTTTGTGATCGCCAATGGCAGACGCCGCAGAGGCTTCATTGACTCCCTGTTAATTGATGGCGTTAGAAACTCAGATCAATCCGTCATTTTGGATGCGGGGTCTAGGTTATGCTAAGCCTGACCCTGGGGTAGATCTGTGCTCTGGATTCTAGGATGCGGGGTCTAGGTTATGCCCGGACGACAACTTGGGTCTGATGGTTCCCTTATCTGACGAGGAGATCTGGTAGGTGATTAGCTCGGCAAACCCGAACTCTGCTTCCGGGCCTGACGGTTTCTCTATCCCTTTCTTTAAAAAATTCTGGCCGCAGTTGAGGGGTCTCATATGCCAAGTTATTCAAGGCTTCTGGCTGGGTACGGTGGATGTTTCCCGCCTTAACTATGTCGTCATTTCCCTTATTCCTAAAGTCATAGGCGCGGATCTGATCTTGCAATTTAGGTCGATTGCTCTTATTAATAGATTCGCCAAATTTCCGGCCAAAGGGATGGCCT
It contains:
- the LOC119338989 gene encoding uncharacterized protein LOC119338989, which encodes MKKASRFLKQLFSAIVAAVRERSAATRARTSAARTRFVFFGILRNKQLLRNAINSKIHAIVGGGSGNGQHLVAAGGGGRTVAVLEKLPSFVADQGRRAAVLLNSLPSFFMGRDGGSDSPLVGGGGEEGKEEGDEGVTKQLQLANVPPGSVIEQARGAVERGGAEFKLEDEIDHVADVFIRRFHDQMKLQKLESFKRFCEMLERN